The following proteins are encoded in a genomic region of uncultured Umboniibacter sp.:
- a CDS encoding TRAP transporter small permease subunit — protein MHTNRVNHLIAKIGQWASLLILAMAIITTFIVLLRFGFDWSSIAVQESVTYLHAFALMLVIPWALQTEDHVRVDIFYRRMRPQSQHWVNIVGAIVCLLPFCIYSTISALPFVIDSWSILEDSPQANGIPALYLLKSIIPISFLLLAIQGVALLVTNIKAVLAPLEEPR, from the coding sequence GTGCATACCAATAGGGTTAATCACCTCATAGCAAAGATCGGCCAATGGGCTAGCTTACTCATCCTGGCGATGGCGATAATCACAACATTCATTGTCCTGTTGCGCTTCGGTTTCGACTGGAGCTCCATCGCGGTGCAAGAATCAGTCACGTATTTACACGCGTTTGCTCTGATGCTGGTTATTCCCTGGGCGTTACAAACTGAAGATCACGTTCGAGTTGATATCTTTTACCGACGCATGCGACCACAATCACAGCATTGGGTTAATATTGTTGGCGCTATCGTTTGCCTACTCCCGTTCTGTATTTACAGTACAATCTCTGCGCTCCCGTTCGTCATAGACTCCTGGTCAATTCTTGAGGACTCTCCTCAAGCTAACGGCATACCAGCGCTATATCTCTTAAAAAGTATCATTCCAATTAGTTTCTTACTGCTCGCTATTCAAGGGGTCGCTCTATTGGTTACCAACATTAAGGCCGTTTTAGCACCGCTAGAGGAGCCCCGCTAA
- a CDS encoding substrate-binding domain-containing protein — MKLKALLAISLIASAAQVSAREHIEIVGSSTVYPFTTVVAERFGKATQFRTPTVESTGTGGGMQLFCGGVGVGTPDMTNASRRIKSSEVELCASNGVTEIVEVKVGYDGIVMANSVAAQQFDLTPREIFLALGKLVPNPDGSETLVENPYRTWNEVNSSLPEVRIEVLGPPPSSGTRDAFAELAMESGCKSFDWIAAIKSEDKNRFKAVCHGIREDGAYVEAGENDNLIVQKLAANPNSLGVFGYSFLESNADVVHGAMINGIAPEFEAISDGSYPISRALFFYVKAAHVNVVPGIEEFLSEFTSEAAWGDDGYLTDRGLIPMPEEERTQVGTAVRSLEAI, encoded by the coding sequence ATGAAACTTAAAGCATTATTAGCCATCAGTCTTATTGCTAGTGCGGCCCAAGTATCGGCCCGCGAGCACATTGAAATTGTAGGTTCTTCTACCGTTTACCCTTTTACCACAGTTGTGGCAGAGCGCTTCGGTAAAGCGACGCAATTCCGTACCCCAACTGTAGAATCTACCGGCACTGGCGGTGGTATGCAGTTGTTCTGTGGCGGTGTTGGTGTTGGTACTCCAGATATGACTAACGCTTCACGTCGAATTAAGTCGTCAGAAGTTGAGTTGTGTGCGAGTAATGGCGTTACTGAAATTGTTGAAGTTAAAGTCGGCTACGATGGTATTGTGATGGCAAATTCAGTTGCCGCTCAGCAATTTGATTTAACGCCACGTGAAATCTTTTTGGCGCTAGGAAAGTTGGTTCCAAACCCAGATGGTAGCGAGACATTGGTAGAAAACCCTTACCGTACATGGAATGAAGTAAATAGCTCGCTTCCTGAGGTGCGAATTGAGGTTCTTGGTCCACCACCCTCATCAGGTACTCGAGATGCTTTCGCTGAATTAGCGATGGAATCAGGTTGTAAGTCCTTCGACTGGATTGCTGCAATTAAATCGGAAGATAAGAATCGTTTTAAAGCGGTTTGTCACGGCATTCGTGAAGATGGCGCCTACGTTGAAGCTGGTGAAAACGACAACCTAATTGTTCAAAAGCTAGCGGCTAACCCCAACAGCTTAGGTGTGTTTGGTTATAGCTTCCTAGAGTCAAATGCAGATGTTGTCCACGGCGCTATGATCAACGGTATCGCTCCTGAGTTCGAAGCGATTTCAGATGGTAGCTACCCGATCTCACGCGCACTTTTCTTCTACGTGAAGGCAGCGCATGTCAATGTTGTTCCGGGCATCGAAGAATTCCTTTCGGAATTCACCAGCGAAGCGGCGTGGGGTGATGATGGTTACTTGACCGATCGCGGCTTGATTCCAATGCCTGAAGAAGAGCGTACTCAAGTTGGAACAGCGGTAAGAAGCTTAGAAGCAATCTAA
- the dctP gene encoding TRAP transporter substrate-binding protein DctP, which translates to MTNKKASVQTLVIIGLLALLVLVFYLAAFNQVNRNTSQDIAADREETFNWRLVTTWPKGFPGLGTAPENFAKLVQDMSGGRLNITVYGAGEIVGALEVFDAVSAGSAEMGHGAAYYWKGKVPAAQFFTSIPFGMNAQEYNGWLHHGGGLSMWRELYEPFNLVPFAGGNTGVQMGGWYNREIKTIDDLSGLKMRIPGLGGEVLNRAGGTTVNIPGGELYTSLKTGVIDATEWVGPYNDLAFGFHEVAEFYYYPGFHEPGASLEFIVNANALATLPADLRSIVEGAARAINQDMLDEYTASNNAALQELVEVHGVKLRRMPTPVFNHLYQIAQTVYAETAATDPEFARVWESYRDFQLSVERYHAISEEAYYEQRRAAERQ; encoded by the coding sequence ATGACAAATAAAAAAGCCTCTGTTCAAACCTTAGTGATTATCGGGCTATTAGCACTACTCGTATTAGTGTTCTATTTAGCGGCCTTCAATCAGGTTAATCGTAATACTTCTCAGGATATTGCCGCCGATAGGGAGGAGACCTTCAATTGGCGGTTGGTGACCACTTGGCCAAAGGGCTTTCCTGGCTTAGGAACGGCGCCCGAGAATTTTGCTAAATTGGTACAGGATATGTCAGGTGGGCGATTGAACATCACCGTCTACGGCGCAGGTGAAATTGTTGGTGCGCTTGAAGTCTTTGATGCAGTCTCTGCTGGATCAGCTGAGATGGGACATGGTGCAGCCTATTATTGGAAAGGCAAGGTGCCTGCGGCGCAATTCTTTACTTCAATCCCCTTCGGTATGAATGCTCAAGAATATAATGGCTGGTTACACCATGGCGGCGGACTTAGCATGTGGAGAGAGCTTTACGAACCCTTCAACCTGGTGCCCTTTGCTGGGGGAAACACTGGAGTTCAAATGGGCGGTTGGTATAACCGTGAAATCAAAACGATTGACGACTTAAGTGGTTTAAAGATGCGAATTCCTGGCTTGGGGGGCGAAGTCCTCAATCGTGCCGGCGGGACCACTGTTAATATTCCGGGTGGCGAGCTCTACACCTCACTTAAGACCGGTGTGATTGATGCAACGGAATGGGTTGGCCCCTATAATGATTTAGCCTTCGGTTTTCATGAGGTAGCGGAGTTCTATTATTATCCAGGCTTTCATGAGCCAGGTGCCTCACTTGAATTTATTGTGAATGCTAATGCGCTCGCTACCCTTCCAGCTGACTTGCGTTCTATCGTGGAAGGTGCTGCCAGAGCAATCAATCAAGATATGCTAGATGAGTACACGGCGAGTAATAACGCTGCTTTACAGGAGTTGGTGGAGGTTCATGGCGTAAAATTACGTCGGATGCCAACCCCGGTGTTCAACCACCTCTACCAAATTGCGCAAACGGTCTACGCGGAAACCGCCGCAACGGATCCAGAGTTTGCTCGAGTTTGGGAAAGCTATCGTGATTTCCAACTGAGCGTTGAGCGTTATCACGCAATTTCTGAAGAAGCCTACTACGAGCAGCGCCGAGCAGCAGAGCGACAATAA
- a CDS encoding DUF6491 family protein, with translation MKKYILLLIATVVISGCSNTSQMTNTEDEVGRVQSMYESLPERYKVPGLEPLERVNAMNISGWAAIDQRSFILTMGPSTRYLVVLQRQSSELRFANAITIDNFSSSIRPGFDSVNVVGDTLAAPYQIEAMFELEDREAANAARDYIRDWQEPEVVE, from the coding sequence ATGAAGAAATATATCCTCTTACTCATTGCGACGGTCGTGATATCGGGTTGTAGTAACACTAGTCAGATGACCAACACTGAAGATGAAGTTGGCCGAGTGCAATCTATGTACGAGTCACTCCCTGAGCGCTATAAAGTCCCAGGATTGGAACCCTTGGAGCGCGTTAATGCAATGAATATAAGTGGTTGGGCAGCGATTGATCAACGTTCTTTTATTCTCACTATGGGCCCATCTACTCGTTACTTGGTCGTGCTTCAACGGCAATCATCCGAGCTACGCTTTGCTAACGCCATTACCATTGATAACTTCAGCAGCTCTATCCGCCCTGGCTTTGATAGCGTGAACGTAGTGGGTGATACACTTGCGGCACCTTACCAAATTGAAGCCATGTTTGAATTAGAGGATAGAGAGGCGGCGAATGCTGCTCGCGACTACATACGGGATTGGCAAGAGCCGGAAGTGGTTGAGTAA
- a CDS encoding MurR/RpiR family transcriptional regulator, producing MATSFTQHISDNLDKLRRSERKVADYVLANATSVIQMRIVDLSTEAEVSEPTVVRFCRAIGCDGFQDFKLKLAQQLASSPTIGQIAVTDSDSSSAYTNKVFDTSIDVLIKVRDQINAAVIDEAVKLIFNARRVDFFGFGGSAPVAADAQHRLLRLGLATHTYSDPHIQTMAAMSLRSNDVVIAISQSGRTKALLDSLREVKRRGAKIISLSPSDTPVLSQGDVQIKIDVNDHFDVYSPLSSRIAHLVIIDAIAAGVAQHMGDGGKTHIAKLKQSLRGHRINYHEPSIPSN from the coding sequence ATGGCTACTAGCTTCACGCAACATATTTCAGATAATCTTGATAAGCTCCGACGCTCGGAGCGCAAGGTTGCCGACTACGTTTTAGCCAATGCAACATCGGTTATTCAAATGCGCATCGTGGACTTATCCACAGAAGCTGAAGTGTCTGAGCCCACGGTTGTCCGTTTTTGTCGGGCGATAGGTTGCGATGGCTTCCAGGACTTCAAACTAAAACTTGCACAGCAACTTGCCTCCAGCCCGACCATTGGCCAGATAGCGGTAACCGATAGTGATTCATCGTCGGCCTATACTAACAAGGTTTTTGATACCTCGATTGATGTGTTAATTAAGGTGAGAGATCAAATTAATGCGGCTGTCATCGATGAAGCGGTTAAGCTCATTTTCAATGCACGGCGGGTGGACTTCTTTGGATTCGGAGGCTCCGCCCCAGTTGCCGCGGACGCTCAACATCGCCTTTTACGCCTAGGATTGGCCACGCACACCTATAGTGATCCTCATATTCAAACCATGGCGGCAATGAGTTTGCGTAGTAACGATGTAGTTATTGCGATATCACAAAGTGGTCGAACGAAAGCGTTATTAGATAGTCTTCGAGAGGTGAAACGCCGCGGCGCAAAAATCATTTCTCTTTCTCCAAGCGATACCCCAGTATTGAGCCAGGGCGACGTACAGATCAAGATTGATGTCAACGATCATTTTGATGTCTACTCGCCACTATCATCGAGAATCGCTCATCTTGTCATCATTGATGCTATTGCTGCGGGGGTTGCCCAGCACATGGGTGACGGAGGTAAAACGCATATTGCTAAACTCAAGCAGAGCCTCAGAGGCCATCGGATTAACTATCACGAGCCAAGTATTCCAAGTAATTAG
- the pstC gene encoding phosphate ABC transporter permease subunit PstC: MSPSVILFLIVGLGLFSWFTATGRAKKKSTGTSRLPALPHYYGLWAVLWTVVPALFLVLIWVLLEQSVIRAIVVADIPQSYLSGANSDPALIFSMIKNHVQDGVIAESLATELIPAAEAYVYLAGAANSALFGAVALISVAGLLFSVVKFSSKLHARVSVEKWIRGFLFLSSLIAILTTLGILLSVIFESMRFFQMVSPMEFLFGTHWSPQVALRADQTASSGSFGAVPLFAGTLLIAAIAMSVALPVGLYSAIFLSEYATTRVRNILKPVLEVLAGIPTVVYGFFAALTVAPNVRNFVEWLSEKFIAMGLMDTPFEISSESALAAGAVMGIMLIPFISSMADDVIRAVPTSLRDGSLGLGATRSETITKVTLPAALPGVVGGIMLAISRAIGETMIVVMAAGLSAKMTANPFESVTTVTVQIATLLVGDQEFDSPKTLAAFALGLVLFVVTLILNMIALHVVNKYREQYD, from the coding sequence ATGTCTCCAAGTGTGATTTTATTTTTGATCGTCGGCCTTGGTTTGTTTTCGTGGTTCACCGCCACCGGACGAGCTAAGAAGAAGTCGACAGGTACCAGTCGACTTCCGGCGTTACCCCATTACTACGGCCTCTGGGCGGTTTTGTGGACGGTTGTACCAGCTCTATTTTTGGTGTTGATTTGGGTGCTACTAGAGCAAAGTGTAATTAGAGCCATTGTGGTCGCAGATATCCCGCAATCCTACCTATCTGGGGCTAACTCGGACCCAGCGCTCATCTTTTCAATGATCAAAAATCATGTTCAAGATGGTGTTATCGCAGAATCCTTGGCGACTGAGTTGATTCCAGCAGCTGAGGCTTATGTTTATCTTGCTGGGGCTGCGAATAGCGCACTCTTCGGTGCTGTTGCATTGATTAGTGTAGCGGGGCTGTTGTTCTCGGTGGTGAAATTCTCTAGCAAGCTGCACGCTCGAGTGTCGGTAGAAAAATGGATTCGTGGCTTTCTGTTTTTGAGTAGCCTGATTGCCATCCTAACTACCCTAGGGATCCTGCTATCGGTCATCTTTGAATCGATGCGATTCTTCCAGATGGTTTCACCCATGGAGTTTCTATTTGGTACACATTGGAGCCCTCAGGTTGCCCTCCGTGCCGATCAAACCGCTTCATCCGGTAGTTTCGGAGCGGTTCCGCTCTTTGCGGGCACGCTATTAATCGCCGCAATCGCGATGAGTGTCGCGTTACCCGTAGGCCTCTACTCAGCCATCTTTTTATCTGAATACGCCACAACGCGAGTGCGCAACATTCTTAAGCCGGTGCTTGAGGTTTTGGCAGGTATCCCAACTGTTGTTTACGGCTTTTTCGCCGCGTTAACGGTGGCACCGAATGTGCGAAATTTCGTTGAATGGCTATCTGAAAAATTTATCGCCATGGGGTTGATGGATACGCCTTTCGAGATTAGCTCAGAAAGCGCCCTCGCTGCGGGTGCGGTAATGGGGATTATGTTGATCCCGTTTATCTCCTCGATGGCCGATGATGTCATTCGAGCGGTGCCAACCTCACTGCGTGACGGATCGCTGGGTTTGGGTGCTACCCGCAGCGAAACCATCACCAAGGTAACACTGCCTGCGGCATTACCAGGCGTAGTGGGCGGCATCATGTTAGCCATCTCGCGAGCGATTGGTGAAACAATGATCGTGGTCATGGCCGCCGGGTTGTCGGCAAAAATGACGGCAAATCCATTTGAGTCGGTGACCACGGTTACCGTTCAGATTGCCACGCTATTAGTAGGTGACCAAGAGTTCGATAGTCCGAAAACCCTCGCCGCATTCGCGCTTGGTTTAGTCCTCTTTGTAGTGACCTTAATTCTTAATATGATTGCGCTGCACGTAGTAAATAAGTATCGAGAGCAATATGACTAA
- a CDS encoding acyl-CoA thioesterase, whose product MNQENNLDDDLKPTGELCLRLTALSKDTNGYGDIYGGWLMQQMDLAGGVLAEETAEGRVVTAAVQAINFLRPVPLGANVSCYCDIVAIGHASIEINVEAWVTSKGKSPFQQKVADGRFYFVAISDEGKTRRIPR is encoded by the coding sequence ATGAACCAAGAAAACAATTTAGATGATGATCTAAAACCGACCGGTGAGCTCTGTTTGCGTTTAACAGCTCTCAGCAAAGATACCAATGGTTACGGTGATATTTATGGTGGGTGGCTGATGCAGCAAATGGATCTAGCAGGCGGCGTGTTGGCAGAGGAAACGGCCGAAGGGAGAGTAGTAACCGCTGCCGTCCAGGCAATTAATTTTCTCCGCCCCGTGCCACTCGGGGCCAATGTGTCCTGTTACTGCGATATCGTGGCCATTGGTCATGCATCGATAGAAATTAATGTCGAGGCATGGGTGACATCTAAAGGGAAAAGTCCATTTCAGCAAAAGGTTGCTGATGGACGCTTCTATTTTGTTGCCATTAGCGACGAAGGGAAGACGAGGCGAATCCCCCGCTAA
- a CDS encoding TRAP transporter large permease subunit: protein MEWLAVLMFVVLCIALISGYPVALTLAGVSLTFAVGGILGGVFDQQLLGAYVNRVFGTITNSTLMAVPLFVLMGVLLERSKIAEKLLETLGSMWGHVPGGLALAVIAVGALMAASTGIVGATVVTMGLISLPTMLKMGYKPSLATGVIASTGTLGQIIPPSIALVLLGDVLSNAYQQAQLRQGIYNPETLSVGDLFVGAIIPGLILVAVYMLYVGFYALIKPQHTPRLTTKQKTSKAVLFKHLLPPILLIVLVLGSILSGAATPTEAAGVGAIGAIFLAYLNGVLTIELLKDASQQAAKITAMVFLILLGASMFSLVFRGFGGEELIADFLYSLPGGVIGATIMVMLVVFLMGFVLDFIEICFVVIPLVGPVLLGMGVDPLWLGIALAINLQTSFLTPPFGFALFYLRGVTPDSIPTKEIYRGVIPFIGLQLFVLCLLALVPEIATFLPNYLKGTA, encoded by the coding sequence ATGGAGTGGCTAGCGGTACTAATGTTCGTGGTGCTTTGCATTGCTCTGATTTCTGGCTATCCGGTTGCGTTAACCCTAGCAGGGGTGTCGCTAACATTCGCCGTTGGCGGAATTCTCGGTGGCGTCTTTGACCAACAGCTGCTTGGTGCTTACGTAAATCGTGTATTCGGCACCATTACCAATAGTACTTTAATGGCCGTTCCGCTCTTTGTTCTAATGGGTGTTTTACTCGAACGATCAAAGATTGCGGAAAAGCTGCTTGAAACACTGGGTAGTATGTGGGGGCATGTTCCTGGTGGGCTTGCGCTCGCTGTAATTGCCGTGGGCGCGCTGATGGCAGCAAGCACAGGTATCGTCGGTGCAACGGTCGTCACAATGGGGTTAATATCGCTACCTACGATGTTAAAAATGGGCTACAAGCCGTCGCTCGCAACGGGCGTTATCGCGTCTACGGGTACATTAGGGCAGATTATTCCGCCATCGATTGCACTAGTCCTGCTTGGAGATGTGTTATCCAACGCCTATCAACAAGCTCAGCTCCGACAGGGGATCTACAACCCCGAAACACTTTCTGTTGGGGACTTATTCGTTGGCGCAATTATCCCAGGGTTGATCTTAGTAGCGGTATATATGTTGTACGTTGGCTTTTATGCACTAATAAAACCACAGCACACGCCACGCTTAACAACCAAGCAAAAAACCTCGAAGGCGGTATTGTTTAAACACCTATTGCCTCCTATTTTATTGATCGTGCTAGTACTGGGGTCTATCTTAAGCGGTGCCGCTACCCCTACTGAAGCCGCTGGTGTGGGTGCCATAGGTGCTATCTTTCTTGCCTACCTCAACGGAGTTTTAACCATTGAGCTATTAAAGGATGCCTCGCAGCAGGCTGCGAAGATCACTGCGATGGTATTTTTAATTCTATTGGGTGCGTCAATGTTCTCGTTAGTGTTCCGAGGTTTTGGCGGGGAGGAATTGATCGCTGATTTTCTCTATAGCCTACCCGGCGGTGTCATCGGCGCTACGATAATGGTGATGCTGGTTGTTTTTCTAATGGGGTTTGTCCTCGACTTTATCGAAATCTGCTTCGTCGTGATACCACTCGTCGGACCGGTTTTGCTTGGCATGGGCGTCGATCCTCTTTGGCTTGGAATTGCCTTAGCGATTAACCTGCAAACAAGTTTCTTAACGCCGCCATTCGGCTTTGCCCTCTTCTATTTACGGGGTGTAACACCTGATAGTATTCCTACCAAAGAGATCTATCGCGGTGTAATACCCTTTATTGGACTTCAACTTTTCGTCCTGTGCCTATTGGCGCTCGTTCCGGAAATTGCTACTTTCCTCCCTAATTACCTAAAAGGCACGGCCTGA
- the glmU gene encoding bifunctional UDP-N-acetylglucosamine diphosphorylase/glucosamine-1-phosphate N-acetyltransferase GlmU: MPLDIVVLAAGKGTRMCSDLPKVLHPIAGKPMLEHVLDVVVDIEDAKTTIVVGHGSKSVRAAFSDLNVNWVEQSDQLGTGHAVMQAIPHLRDDSTVLILMGDVPLIKKQTLVDLLERANATSFGLLTLKMEDPTGYGRIVRNANGKVEGIVEQKDSSAEELLIDEVNTGVMAINGAKLKRWLSSLSNNNAQGEYYLTDVVATAVDEGIEIATQAAQSLHEVMGVNNRIQQAELERAYQTGYASKLLAAGLSLADPARIDVRGKLLHGKDCFIDINSVFEGEVVIGNSVVIGPNCHLKNVTIGDDVVIKAFTSIEDSNLAGENDVGPYARLRPGTELGTGAKIGNFVETKKAQIGDGSKVNHLSYIGDAVLGSGVNIGAGTITCNYDGINKHRTELADDVFIGSNSTLVAPISVGKGSFVGAASVITKAVDKNSLAISRSKQKNLSGWLPPKKRN, translated from the coding sequence TGCGGGTAAGCCGATGCTCGAGCACGTGCTTGACGTTGTCGTCGATATAGAAGATGCCAAGACCACCATTGTCGTTGGTCACGGCTCAAAATCCGTCCGTGCCGCGTTTAGTGATCTGAACGTTAATTGGGTCGAGCAATCTGATCAGCTTGGTACCGGCCATGCAGTCATGCAAGCCATACCGCATTTGCGTGATGATTCAACGGTGTTAATTCTCATGGGCGATGTACCGCTAATTAAGAAACAGACTTTAGTCGACTTATTAGAACGAGCTAACGCAACATCGTTTGGTTTATTAACCCTGAAGATGGAAGACCCTACCGGTTATGGTCGCATAGTTCGTAACGCGAATGGCAAGGTCGAAGGTATCGTTGAACAGAAAGATAGTTCAGCTGAAGAGCTTTTGATCGACGAAGTAAACACCGGTGTCATGGCAATTAACGGAGCTAAATTAAAACGTTGGCTATCGTCCTTGTCTAACAACAATGCCCAAGGTGAATACTACCTCACTGACGTCGTAGCGACCGCAGTAGATGAGGGGATTGAAATAGCCACCCAGGCAGCACAATCACTCCACGAGGTGATGGGGGTGAACAACCGAATTCAACAGGCAGAGTTAGAGCGAGCCTACCAGACAGGCTACGCTTCAAAGCTGCTTGCAGCAGGGTTATCTCTCGCGGATCCTGCGCGTATCGATGTACGGGGCAAACTGCTTCACGGCAAAGACTGTTTCATTGATATAAACAGTGTATTCGAAGGCGAAGTGGTTATTGGTAATAGTGTTGTTATTGGCCCTAACTGTCATCTTAAGAATGTCACGATTGGTGATGATGTTGTTATTAAAGCTTTTACGAGTATTGAGGATAGTAATTTAGCGGGTGAGAATGACGTGGGCCCATACGCTCGGCTACGTCCTGGAACAGAGCTCGGAACGGGTGCAAAGATCGGTAACTTCGTAGAGACTAAAAAAGCTCAAATCGGTGACGGTAGTAAAGTTAACCATTTGTCTTATATCGGTGATGCGGTGTTAGGTAGCGGCGTTAATATTGGAGCTGGAACGATCACCTGTAACTACGATGGCATCAATAAACATCGAACCGAGTTGGCAGATGACGTTTTCATTGGCTCTAATAGTACTCTTGTAGCGCCGATTAGCGTTGGTAAAGGTAGCTTCGTAGGTGCTGCTTCGGTTATTACTAAAGCAGTTGATAAGAACTCTTTGGCTATTTCTCGGTCAAAGCAAAAGAATTTATCCGGATGGCTACCCCCTAAAAAGCGTAATTAA
- the uvrD gene encoding DNA helicase II, whose amino-acid sequence MDVSQLLDKLNDAQRQAVSAPLQNMLVLAGAGSGKTRVLVHRIAWLLQVEGVSPYGILAVTFTNKAAKEMRGRVEELVGPSERGMWIGTFHGIAHRLLKQHWLEAGLKQNFQVIDSDDQVRLLKRILKEQGIDEAQFPPKQMAWFINGQKDEGRRAEHMSARDPISRTQQKIYLAYEDVCQRSSLVDFGELLLRAHELWLKKPELLSHYQQRFQTILVDEFQDTNTIQYAWLRVLAGDKTPIIAVGDDDQSIYGWRGAKIENIRQFDRDFSPVETIRLEQNYRSTSTILKGANAVIENNGDRLGKSLWTDGDAGDDITVFAAYNEQDEASFISDQLRDWKASGRKLAEAAVLYRSNAQSRTLEEALLRSGTPYRIYGGQRFYERLEIKNALAYLRLIQSRGDDQAFERVINIPTRGIGEKTIEKIRLTAREEGCSFWEAAGLMVERKLLPTRANNLVQSFLDLVDEASVGDEELPLFELCEQVMHQTGLIEFHQKERGEKGQARVENLKELITATKNFSLDEDDETPALSQFLASASLDAGDRQASEDEDAVQLMTLHSAKGLEFPLVFIAGMEEGLFPHKMSLDEGRGIEEERRLAYVGMTRAMERLVLCWAEMRRLYGNENYTVMSRFIREVPDELLHHVRLKATVSSPLFQKTSPSPRLRQNVEPQSGITLGQSVVHPTFGDGVVLAVEGAGARARVHVNFDQVGAKWLMLAHANLQAL is encoded by the coding sequence ATGGACGTTTCGCAATTACTCGACAAATTAAATGATGCTCAGCGCCAGGCCGTCTCCGCCCCCCTGCAAAATATGTTGGTATTGGCAGGCGCTGGTTCTGGTAAAACGCGTGTCTTAGTTCACCGTATAGCTTGGTTATTGCAAGTAGAGGGAGTGTCACCTTACGGAATTCTGGCAGTCACTTTTACCAATAAGGCCGCCAAGGAGATGCGAGGTCGAGTAGAAGAACTTGTCGGGCCCAGTGAGAGAGGGATGTGGATCGGCACCTTTCACGGTATCGCTCACCGACTACTTAAGCAACATTGGTTAGAAGCAGGTTTGAAGCAGAACTTTCAGGTCATTGATAGTGATGATCAAGTCCGACTCCTCAAGCGAATCCTCAAAGAACAGGGAATCGACGAAGCGCAGTTCCCGCCAAAGCAAATGGCCTGGTTTATTAACGGCCAAAAGGATGAGGGGCGCCGTGCCGAGCATATGAGTGCACGAGATCCGATTTCGCGAACCCAGCAGAAAATCTATCTAGCCTACGAGGATGTTTGTCAGCGGAGTTCACTGGTAGACTTCGGCGAGTTACTACTGCGAGCCCATGAACTGTGGCTCAAAAAACCCGAATTATTGAGTCATTATCAACAGCGGTTCCAAACCATATTGGTAGACGAATTCCAAGATACCAACACTATTCAGTATGCCTGGTTAAGGGTATTGGCTGGAGATAAAACTCCGATTATTGCGGTGGGCGATGATGATCAATCTATTTACGGTTGGCGTGGCGCAAAAATTGAGAATATCCGACAATTTGATCGGGATTTTTCCCCAGTAGAAACCATCCGGCTAGAACAGAATTATCGCTCAACCAGTACCATCCTGAAGGGTGCGAATGCGGTGATTGAAAATAATGGTGATCGCCTAGGAAAGTCACTATGGACCGACGGTGATGCGGGTGATGATATTACGGTGTTCGCAGCTTACAACGAGCAGGATGAGGCGAGCTTCATCAGTGATCAGCTTCGAGACTGGAAGGCATCAGGTCGAAAGTTGGCCGAAGCTGCCGTTTTATATCGTTCTAACGCTCAATCACGCACACTAGAAGAAGCACTCCTACGCTCGGGCACACCCTATCGTATCTACGGCGGACAGCGCTTCTATGAGCGTCTTGAGATCAAAAACGCGCTTGCGTACCTTCGTTTAATCCAAAGTAGGGGTGACGACCAAGCCTTTGAGCGGGTCATCAATATTCCAACCCGCGGAATTGGTGAGAAAACCATTGAGAAAATACGACTAACAGCAAGAGAAGAGGGCTGTAGTTTCTGGGAGGCGGCGGGACTAATGGTTGAGCGAAAGTTGCTCCCAACTCGAGCAAATAATCTCGTACAATCGTTTTTAGACCTGGTTGATGAGGCGTCAGTGGGTGACGAGGAATTACCGTTATTTGAACTCTGTGAGCAGGTCATGCATCAGACTGGTCTTATTGAGTTCCACCAAAAGGAACGTGGTGAAAAGGGCCAAGCTAGAGTAGAAAACCTGAAGGAACTTATCACCGCGACGAAAAACTTTAGCCTTGATGAAGATGATGAAACCCCAGCGCTTAGCCAGTTCTTAGCCTCAGCATCCTTAGATGCCGGTGATCGCCAAGCTAGTGAAGATGAAGATGCGGTGCAGTTAATGACATTGCACTCCGCAAAGGGCCTGGAATTCCCTTTAGTCTTTATTGCTGGGATGGAAGAGGGCTTGTTTCCCCATAAAATGTCACTCGATGAGGGGCGCGGTATTGAGGAAGAGCGCCGCTTGGCGTATGTAGGTATGACTCGAGCGATGGAAAGGCTGGTATTGTGTTGGGCGGAAATGCGCAGACTTTACGGCAATGAGAACTACACGGTGATGAGCCGCTTTATTCGTGAAGTCCCTGATGAGTTACTGCATCATGTAAGGTTGAAGGCGACGGTATCTTCGCCGCTATTTCAAAAAACATCACCGTCACCACGTTTACGACAGAATGTAGAGCCGCAAAGCGGGATAACTTTGGGCCAGTCCGTGGTTCACCCAACCTTTGGGGATGGTGTGGTACTTGCCGTCGAGGGAGCAGGTGCTCGCGCTCGTGTACACGTTAATTTTGATCAAGTGGGTGCGAAATGGCTGATGCTCGCACACGCTAATTTACAGGCACTATAG